The following proteins are co-located in the Haliotis asinina isolate JCU_RB_2024 chromosome 13, JCU_Hal_asi_v2, whole genome shotgun sequence genome:
- the LOC137259328 gene encoding lysM and putative peptidoglycan-binding domain-containing protein 2-like isoform X1: protein MSQNGVDEREGLGRSVRSQARYGYGTTVTSNTATKKFPMKSQSSSYIKHIVTSTDTLMGIALKYAVTVEQIKRENKMWTNDSLFLREHLLVPLTAENEKIVPKDLIVVSDRDRSASNPEKDVKSSKSDVSGMDFLNKYDSTIAQLKSNVSKMEQNARFLEGMEDPNPLSAFRRTPVERQRSISFEDPHSPVLVIRSHTQSRRVQDSIDNARKADDELYEL, encoded by the exons ATGTCTCAGAACGGGGTCGATGAAAGAGAAGGTCTGGGACGATCTGTCCGCAGTCAAGCCAGGTACGGGTATGGAACAACAGTCACAAGCAACACTGCAACGAAGAAGTTCCCAATGAAGTCCCAGTCGTCAAGTTACATCAAACACATTGTTACCTCCACTGATACCCTAATGGGCATTGCTCTGAAGTATGCCGTGACG GTGGAGCAGATTAAGCGCGAGAACAAGATGTGGACTAACGACAGCCTGTTTCTGCGTGAGCATCTGCTGGTACCACTGACTGcagaaaatgagaaaatagTTCCAAAAGATCTCATCGTTGTGTCCGACCGGGACCGCTCAGCTTCCAACCCGGAGAAGGATGTGAAGTCAAGTAAATCTGATGTGTCAGGCATGGACTTCTTGAACAAATACGACAGCACGATAGCTCAGCTCAAGTCCAATGTGTCCAAGATGGAGCAGAATGCGAG GTTCCTTGAAGGGATGGAAGACCCGAACCCACTGTCCGCCTTCCGCCGAACCCCCGTAGAGCGACAACGGAGCATCTCGTTTGAAGACCCCCACTCCCCAGTGCTAGTGATCCGTAGCCATACCCAGTCCCGACGTGTGCAGGATTCTATAGACAATGCCCGCAAAGCTGACGACGAGCTGTACGAGTTGTGA
- the LOC137259328 gene encoding lysM and putative peptidoglycan-binding domain-containing protein 2-like isoform X2 encodes MSQNGVDEREGLGRSVRSQARYGYGTTVTSNTATKKFPMKSQSSSYIKHIVTSTDTLMGIALKYAVTVEQIKRENKMWTNDSLFLREHLLVPLTAENEKIVPKDLIVVSDRDRSASNPEKDVKSSKSDVSGMDFLNKYDSTIAQLKSNVSKMEQNASARRPPKDQSEVQELGSRFELHPDPDTEC; translated from the exons ATGTCTCAGAACGGGGTCGATGAAAGAGAAGGTCTGGGACGATCTGTCCGCAGTCAAGCCAGGTACGGGTATGGAACAACAGTCACAAGCAACACTGCAACGAAGAAGTTCCCAATGAAGTCCCAGTCGTCAAGTTACATCAAACACATTGTTACCTCCACTGATACCCTAATGGGCATTGCTCTGAAGTATGCCGTGACG GTGGAGCAGATTAAGCGCGAGAACAAGATGTGGACTAACGACAGCCTGTTTCTGCGTGAGCATCTGCTGGTACCACTGACTGcagaaaatgagaaaatagTTCCAAAAGATCTCATCGTTGTGTCCGACCGGGACCGCTCAGCTTCCAACCCGGAGAAGGATGTGAAGTCAAGTAAATCTGATGTGTCAGGCATGGACTTCTTGAACAAATACGACAGCACGATAGCTCAGCTCAAGTCCAATGTGTCCAAGATGGAGCAGAATGCGAG TGCACGGCGACCACCAAAGGACCAGTCAGAGGTACAGGAATTGGGGTCCCGTTTTGAGCTGCACCCTGACCCAGACACCGAGTGTTAG